One window from the genome of Variovorax sp. PAMC26660 encodes:
- a CDS encoding lysis system i-spanin subunit Rz gives MMWVLAVLLGLAALLQLAVHTAPDTLDAERALAEGLAARDLAHKKEIERVRNERDHFEHLLATGGVRVSVPATCRPVVASDPAAAGEPAEARAELDPAFAAAVAGITSDGDLAIVDLNACIDRYNEVRFRLNALNALNTLIGNTGAQTP, from the coding sequence ATGATGTGGGTTCTCGCCGTGCTGCTTGGCTTGGCCGCGCTGCTGCAGCTGGCCGTGCATACGGCACCGGACACCCTCGACGCCGAGCGCGCCCTGGCCGAAGGGCTCGCCGCGCGCGACCTCGCACACAAGAAGGAGATCGAACGTGTCCGCAATGAAAGAGATCATTTTGAGCATCTGCTTGCCACTGGTGGTGTGCGGGTGTCAGTCCCTGCCACCTGTCGCCCCGTCGTCGCCTCAGATCCCGCCGCTGCCGGCGAACCTGCAGAAGCGCGAGCCGAACTTGACCCAGCGTTTGCGGCAGCTGTGGCTGGAATCACCAGCGACGGTGACCTCGCCATCGTCGACCTCAACGCCTGCATCGACCGCTATAACGAGGTTCGTTTCAGGCTCAACGCCCTCAACGCCCTCAACACCCTGATCGGGAATACCGGTGCTCAAACCCCATAG
- a CDS encoding phage tail protein, with protein sequence MLKPHSLRTHLTAATPELQNDPDKLSIFITNGKIVAAGAASLSFVYRYTLKLVVLDYSSHADAIMVPMLAWLRTEQVEILENPDLRERSFRFEAEYLNKETIDLSIELDLTERVIVSPGADPDSPETTKRYNVKHAAEPPHVGVVQRAERIEVWFGDQPLAAWDFEPVKN encoded by the coding sequence GTGCTCAAACCCCATAGCCTGCGCACGCATCTGACGGCGGCAACGCCCGAGCTGCAGAACGATCCGGACAAGCTGTCGATCTTCATCACCAATGGGAAGATCGTGGCCGCCGGCGCCGCGTCGCTGTCGTTCGTCTATCGCTACACCCTGAAGCTAGTGGTGCTCGACTACAGCAGCCACGCCGACGCCATCATGGTGCCGATGCTGGCCTGGCTTCGCACCGAGCAGGTCGAGATCCTTGAGAACCCGGATCTGCGTGAGCGCAGCTTTCGCTTCGAGGCCGAATATCTCAACAAGGAAACCATCGACCTGTCGATCGAGCTGGACCTGACCGAGCGCGTGATCGTCTCGCCCGGCGCTGATCCCGACTCGCCCGAGACAACCAAGCGCTACAACGTGAAGCATGCGGCCGAGCCGCCGCACGTCGGCGTGGTGCAGCGCGCCGAGCGCATCGAGGTGTGGTTCGGCGATCAGCCGCTTGCGGCCTGGGACTTCGAGCCTGTGAAGAACTGA
- a CDS encoding phage virion morphogenesis protein yields MTDDLRALEDWATPLLSALTMPKRRALARTIGQALRREQAARIAGQRNPDGSAYEPRKTTQARLQMGKIRRSMFEKLRAARHLKVQTDEEGVAVGFFGRTARIARVHHFGLRDLVQPGGPSYQYPARGLLGLTYAERELIKDLLLKHLAG; encoded by the coding sequence ATGACCGACGACCTGCGCGCGCTCGAAGACTGGGCGACCCCGTTGCTGTCCGCGTTGACGATGCCGAAGCGACGTGCGCTCGCACGCACCATCGGGCAGGCACTGCGGCGTGAGCAGGCCGCGCGAATCGCCGGCCAGCGCAACCCGGACGGTAGCGCCTACGAGCCACGCAAGACGACGCAGGCGCGCTTGCAGATGGGCAAGATTCGCCGCAGCATGTTCGAGAAGCTGCGCGCAGCGCGCCACCTCAAGGTGCAGACCGATGAGGAAGGCGTGGCGGTTGGCTTCTTCGGTCGCACGGCACGCATCGCCCGCGTTCACCACTTCGGCCTTCGCGACCTTGTGCAGCCCGGCGGCCCAAGTTATCAATACCCAGCGCGCGGTCTTCTGGGCCTGACCTACGCCGAACGCGAGCTGATCAAGGATCTGCTGCTGAAGCACCTCGCAGGTTGA
- a CDS encoding DNA/RNA non-specific endonuclease, translated as MPKKKPRKRHRSVTSGIAVTLRRTAVWLITAGAISIQATSCGFLPAPSPPAPSLERSGPTTATQFSGCREFFAGGVAPSIPQAPLQRELCYEAFAILHSGTSKTPVFVAERLARASIEDANEKRTNKFFADARLPRSERAELSDYKGSGYARGHMAPAGDMSNPTAMAQSFSLANMVPQNPTQNSGAWSKIEQDTRRYVLRAKGNVFVITGPVFGPESLIVGANRVRVPTHLFKLVYDESTGKAWAHWQPNSEDARAGRPISYGDLTQRVGMELLPGVEVR; from the coding sequence ATGCCCAAGAAGAAGCCACGCAAGCGCCATAGATCAGTCACCAGCGGCATCGCCGTCACACTGCGCCGCACAGCGGTCTGGCTCATCACCGCCGGCGCCATTTCGATCCAGGCGACCAGTTGCGGATTTCTTCCAGCTCCATCGCCGCCTGCTCCCTCCCTGGAGCGTTCTGGCCCGACCACCGCCACTCAGTTTTCAGGCTGCCGCGAGTTCTTCGCCGGTGGTGTCGCACCCTCGATTCCGCAGGCTCCCCTGCAGCGCGAGCTTTGCTACGAGGCGTTTGCCATCCTGCACAGCGGCACAAGCAAGACCCCGGTTTTCGTTGCCGAGCGGCTCGCCCGCGCGAGCATCGAAGATGCCAACGAGAAGCGCACCAACAAGTTCTTTGCGGATGCCCGGCTGCCGCGCAGCGAGCGCGCAGAGCTGAGCGACTACAAGGGCTCAGGCTATGCCCGCGGACACATGGCCCCGGCCGGCGACATGTCGAACCCGACGGCGATGGCACAGAGCTTTTCACTGGCAAATATGGTCCCGCAGAACCCGACGCAGAACTCCGGTGCCTGGTCCAAGATTGAGCAGGACACGCGCCGGTACGTCCTGCGCGCCAAAGGCAATGTATTCGTGATCACGGGGCCGGTGTTTGGCCCCGAAAGCCTGATAGTCGGTGCCAACCGCGTGCGTGTGCCTACGCACCTGTTCAAGCTTGTCTATGACGAGAGCACGGGCAAGGCCTGGGCGCATTGGCAACCGAATTCTGAAGACGCCCGCGCCGGACGGCCGATCAGCTACGGGGACCTAACGCAGCGGGTCGGCATGGAGCTACTGCCGGGGGTTGAAGTGCGGTGA
- a CDS encoding HNH endonuclease yields the protein MNFYDWMIHKGLSKSSARSYDGALRGSLSEWAMDGGLISGPLIALSSSSAFGALSPSIQELPVFKERNARGHHMYSATLSQFAAYLTSNGSDDVQADLEQIISDPTTTTTEKTALIKSRIGQGTFRDKVLLHWTGCAVTGFSDTSLLVASHIKPWKKSTNSERLDQWNGLLLSPNLDKAFDKGFITFDTGGSIRLSPLLTEAAKLGITPSMKIALKPEHEKYMAHHRAVEFKSE from the coding sequence ATGAACTTCTACGACTGGATGATTCACAAAGGGCTGTCGAAGTCCTCGGCGAGGAGCTACGACGGAGCGCTCCGTGGCTCACTGTCCGAATGGGCAATGGATGGCGGCCTAATCTCAGGTCCTTTGATCGCATTGAGCAGTTCTTCGGCCTTTGGCGCCCTTTCCCCAAGCATCCAGGAACTGCCCGTCTTCAAAGAGCGAAACGCGCGCGGGCATCACATGTACAGCGCCACGCTGTCGCAGTTCGCCGCATACCTCACGAGCAACGGTAGCGATGACGTGCAAGCCGACCTCGAACAGATCATCAGCGATCCGACCACGACGACGACCGAGAAGACGGCGCTGATCAAGTCCAGGATCGGCCAGGGCACGTTCCGAGACAAGGTGCTGCTGCACTGGACCGGCTGTGCTGTTACGGGGTTCAGCGACACCAGCCTCCTTGTTGCGTCTCACATCAAGCCATGGAAGAAGTCGACGAACAGTGAGCGACTGGACCAGTGGAACGGTCTGCTGCTTTCGCCAAACCTGGACAAGGCGTTCGACAAGGGCTTCATCACGTTCGATACGGGCGGGTCTATTCGCCTCTCCCCCCTTCTCACTGAGGCCGCCAAACTTGGGATCACGCCTTCGATGAAGATTGCGCTGAAGCCCGAACACGAGAAATACATGGCGCACCATCGAGCAGTGGAGTTCAAGAGCGAGTAG
- a CDS encoding phage baseplate assembly protein V, translating into MAGTIDGMSGKPASTVELQRLIENLVRAGTVFAVDHETRRCRVKSGNLSTNWLPWFARRAGDVRHWSPPSEGEQCMVLSPGGDMATGFVLVGIFSDGIPANGDSGDVERTTYPDGAVIEYDHATSALKATLPEGGTADITVPDSITVHCKTADVTASDSASVHSQEITLDAPKTIATGEMVVQGLLTWQAGMVGYGIGPSGQGAQIRCDMHFIEGHGITTDGGDIKAGDISLQDHLTSDIERGDQTSGRPVAS; encoded by the coding sequence ATGGCCGGCACCATCGACGGCATGTCTGGAAAGCCCGCATCCACCGTCGAACTGCAGCGCCTGATCGAGAACCTCGTTCGTGCTGGAACGGTGTTCGCGGTCGATCATGAAACGCGCCGCTGCCGCGTGAAATCGGGCAACCTCTCCACCAACTGGCTCCCATGGTTCGCGCGCCGCGCCGGTGATGTGCGCCACTGGTCGCCACCTTCCGAGGGCGAGCAGTGCATGGTGCTCTCGCCCGGTGGTGACATGGCGACCGGCTTCGTGCTCGTGGGCATCTTCAGCGATGGCATCCCGGCCAACGGCGACAGCGGCGACGTGGAGCGCACGACCTACCCGGACGGCGCAGTCATCGAATACGACCACGCCACAAGCGCCCTGAAGGCTACGCTGCCCGAAGGGGGCACCGCCGACATCACCGTGCCCGACTCGATCACGGTTCACTGCAAGACGGCCGATGTGACCGCCAGCGACAGCGCCTCCGTGCACTCGCAGGAGATCACGCTCGACGCGCCCAAGACCATCGCCACCGGGGAAATGGTCGTGCAGGGTCTGCTCACCTGGCAGGCGGGCATGGTCGGCTACGGCATTGGGCCCAGCGGCCAGGGCGCGCAGATCAGGTGCGACATGCACTTCATCGAAGGGCACGGCATCACGACCGACGGTGGCGACATCAAGGCCGGCGACATCAGCCTGCAGGACCACCTCACCTCCGACATCGAGCGCGGCGACCAGACCAGCGGAAGGCCGGTGGCGTCATGA
- a CDS encoding GPW/gp25 family protein, with protein MNRLTGKPLDGIEHLRQSIPDILGTPLGSRTMRRPYGSLWPELLDHPDNGMTRVRLYAATAGALMKWEPRLRLSRVQIFTGENPGEAILDLQGIYTPPGQRRSVLSMRVPVQIGAAT; from the coding sequence ATGAATCGCCTCACAGGCAAGCCGCTCGACGGGATCGAGCACCTGCGCCAGAGCATCCCCGACATCCTGGGCACACCCTTGGGTTCGCGAACCATGCGCCGTCCCTACGGCAGCCTCTGGCCCGAGCTGCTCGATCACCCGGACAACGGAATGACCCGCGTGCGGCTGTATGCCGCGACGGCAGGTGCACTCATGAAATGGGAGCCGCGCCTGCGCTTGTCGCGCGTGCAGATCTTCACCGGAGAGAACCCGGGCGAGGCCATCCTCGACCTGCAAGGCATCTACACCCCGCCCGGCCAACGTCGCAGCGTGCTGTCGATGCGCGTGCCGGTACAGATCGGGGCCGCGACATGA
- a CDS encoding baseplate J/gp47 family protein has protein sequence MSMDMSLLPAPTVIEVLDFEVILARRLASFQTRYPDYSLVLESDPAYKLLEEMAYQELLMRQRINDAAKACMLAYAKGTDLDNLGANYQVPRLVVTPANPNAVPPVAAAYEDDERFRERIQLAPEGITTAGPEESYRYHALTASAQVDVRRRHRCRECHGPEALDAARSAHGSCGPNARHLDMPAWR, from the coding sequence ATGAGCATGGACATGTCGCTGTTGCCGGCGCCGACCGTCATCGAGGTGCTGGACTTCGAGGTCATCCTCGCGCGTCGCCTCGCATCGTTTCAGACGCGCTACCCGGACTACAGCCTCGTGCTGGAATCCGATCCGGCCTACAAGCTGCTCGAGGAGATGGCCTATCAGGAGCTGTTGATGCGCCAGCGCATCAACGACGCGGCCAAGGCCTGCATGCTGGCCTACGCCAAGGGCACGGACCTCGACAACCTCGGCGCGAACTATCAGGTGCCCCGCCTGGTCGTGACGCCAGCCAATCCGAACGCGGTGCCACCGGTGGCGGCCGCCTACGAAGACGACGAGCGGTTTCGCGAGCGCATCCAGCTCGCGCCCGAAGGCATCACGACTGCCGGGCCCGAGGAAAGCTATCGCTACCACGCGCTCACCGCGAGCGCACAGGTCGACGTACGCCGTCGACACCGGTGTCGTGAATGCCATGGCCCCGAAGCCCTTGACGCTGCGCGCTCCGCGCACGGCAGCTGCGGCCCCAATGCGCGGCACCTCGACATGCCGGCCTGGCGCTGA
- a CDS encoding helix-turn-helix transcriptional regulator, translating into MKNAVNATSEPLKQYPAGALLRVKDICGDRKHGKPGLLPIVSRTWLKWVEEGRVPKGILLGARTRVWPVEQVLAVRKGLAEGLSN; encoded by the coding sequence ATGAAGAACGCCGTCAACGCCACGAGCGAGCCGCTGAAGCAATACCCTGCCGGCGCATTGTTGCGCGTGAAGGACATCTGCGGCGACCGCAAACATGGCAAACCGGGGCTACTGCCCATCGTGAGCCGCACGTGGCTGAAGTGGGTCGAGGAAGGGAGGGTCCCAAAGGGCATCCTGCTCGGTGCACGCACGCGCGTGTGGCCCGTCGAGCAGGTTCTCGCCGTGCGCAAGGGCTTGGCCGAAGGCCTGTCGAACTAG
- a CDS encoding tyrosine-type recombinase/integrase: protein MRHVNYTLKPAVINSASPRDKAYSLTDGGGLHIEVLPSGSKVWRYKYHLDGKREKVTIGAYPAFSIKAARDRHEEMRAMVERNESPARQKQVDGAERRSVEARAVTFKMFAEQWIDETLFYRSAGYRAQIIRWLQAYVYPEIGDLALGNVQPAHVLSIIEKRLDTTVAAERIRVIIQQIYNHAIRKLIVTSNPATPLRGVVTRAPVEHHRHLNEKELTAFWRGIDLQGAHATTIAASKLLVLTMARKVELLRSTWAEFDLDSGVWDVPGPRMKMKKPHRVFLSTQAVSILTTVHALTGHGDYVFPSIFRGGVPMSDVTLNHFFKRIDFGVPEFSPHGTRGTAATLLREHGFGRDVVELLLAHSEKNQVVAAYTHAEHVGERKRAMQFLADYIDQLAAP from the coding sequence ATGCGCCACGTCAACTACACCCTCAAGCCTGCAGTAATAAATAGCGCCTCGCCTCGCGACAAAGCGTATTCCTTGACAGACGGCGGGGGGCTGCACATCGAGGTGTTGCCGTCCGGCTCAAAGGTCTGGCGCTACAAATACCACCTGGACGGCAAGCGCGAGAAGGTCACCATCGGCGCCTACCCTGCGTTCAGCATCAAGGCGGCCCGAGACCGGCACGAGGAAATGCGCGCAATGGTCGAGCGCAATGAGAGTCCGGCCAGGCAGAAACAAGTCGACGGGGCAGAACGGCGCAGCGTAGAGGCCAGGGCGGTGACGTTCAAAATGTTCGCGGAGCAGTGGATCGATGAGACGCTGTTCTATCGGTCGGCGGGCTACCGCGCGCAGATCATTCGCTGGCTTCAGGCATACGTCTATCCGGAGATCGGCGACCTCGCCCTGGGCAACGTTCAGCCGGCACACGTGCTCTCGATCATCGAGAAGCGGCTCGACACCACCGTGGCCGCCGAGCGGATCCGCGTGATCATCCAGCAGATTTACAACCACGCCATCCGAAAGCTGATCGTGACCAGTAATCCGGCCACGCCGCTGCGTGGCGTGGTGACGCGCGCGCCAGTCGAGCACCATCGACACCTCAACGAAAAGGAGCTCACGGCGTTCTGGCGGGGCATCGATTTGCAGGGCGCCCATGCGACCACGATTGCAGCGTCGAAGCTGCTCGTGCTGACGATGGCACGCAAAGTCGAGCTGCTGCGGTCGACGTGGGCCGAATTTGATCTCGACTCCGGCGTTTGGGATGTACCGGGACCACGCATGAAGATGAAGAAGCCGCATCGCGTTTTTTTGTCGACTCAGGCGGTCAGCATCTTGACGACGGTTCACGCGCTGACGGGACACGGCGACTACGTCTTTCCGTCGATCTTTCGAGGCGGCGTTCCGATGAGCGACGTGACTCTCAACCACTTCTTCAAGCGCATCGACTTTGGCGTGCCGGAGTTCAGTCCGCACGGCACGCGGGGCACCGCTGCAACGTTACTGCGTGAGCATGGTTTCGGCCGCGATGTGGTCGAGTTGCTGCTCGCCCATTCGGAGAAGAACCAAGTGGTCGCGGCGTACACGCATGCCGAGCATGTTGGCGAGCGGAAGAGGGCGATGCAGTTCCTGGCGGACTACATCGACCAATTGGCCGCGCCCTAG